One region of Pyramidobacter sp. YE332 genomic DNA includes:
- a CDS encoding ABC transporter ATP-binding protein: MRDLSAGYGDREVLRGVSGSVEPGLVTALIGPNGSGKSTLLKTLGGFLPYRGSLALGGREIRRCPRRELGRLLGVVAQQAVMKAAFSVYDVIGFGRLPYQRLLARRSPADDRAIQAAAERLEIASLLFRPVTELSGGERQRVLLAMVLAQDPPIFLLDEPTSAMDPRQAQHAFRLMRGLAAGGKTVIVVAHDINAALSCADRYLALRGGELIAAGRADRIDGGVLEKLYDTPFVPYISPEGDKAWHPSSKKR; encoded by the coding sequence TTGCGCGATCTCAGCGCCGGCTACGGGGACCGCGAAGTCCTCAGAGGCGTTTCCGGCTCGGTCGAACCGGGGTTGGTGACGGCTCTGATCGGCCCCAACGGCAGCGGCAAAAGCACGCTGCTCAAAACGCTGGGCGGTTTTTTGCCCTATCGGGGCAGCCTCGCGCTCGGCGGGCGCGAGATCCGGCGCTGTCCTCGCCGCGAGCTCGGCCGCCTGCTCGGCGTCGTCGCCCAGCAGGCGGTCATGAAAGCGGCTTTCAGCGTCTACGACGTGATCGGTTTCGGCCGTCTGCCGTACCAGCGTCTGCTGGCTCGGCGCTCGCCCGCGGACGACCGTGCCATTCAGGCGGCAGCCGAGCGTCTGGAAATCGCGTCGCTGCTCTTCCGCCCCGTCACCGAACTGTCGGGCGGCGAGCGGCAGCGCGTGCTCCTCGCCATGGTACTGGCCCAGGATCCGCCCATCTTTTTGCTCGACGAACCGACTTCGGCCATGGATCCCCGCCAGGCCCAGCATGCCTTCCGCCTCATGCGCGGGCTTGCCGCCGGCGGGAAAACTGTGATCGTCGTCGCCCACGACATCAACGCCGCGCTGTCCTGCGCCGACCGTTATCTCGCTCTCCGCGGCGGCGAACTGATCGCCGCCGGGCGCGCGGATCGCATCGACGGCGGCGTGCTGGAAAAACTTTACGACACGCCGTTCGTCCCCTACATTTCGCCCGAAGGTGATAAAGCATGGCATCCTTCTTCAA